In Desulfosediminicola ganghwensis, a single window of DNA contains:
- the nifD gene encoding nitrogenase molybdenum-iron protein alpha chain, with product MGKAQKAVQWDPTDIKQKLLEKYPPKVARKRAKQILINEAQENTTPEITANVRTIPGIITMRGCTYAGCKGVIMGPTSDIVNLVHGPIGCSFYAWLTRRNQSDASGHENANFINYCMSTDMQDSDIIFGGEKKLELAIQEAYDTFHPKAIAIFATCPVGLIGDDIHAVARKMKEKFGDCNVFAFSCEGYKGVSQSAGHHIANNQVFTHLVGKSEQEKTDKYKINLLGEYNIGGDGFEIDRILKKCGITNIATFSGNSTYDQFASANQADLSCVMCHRSINYVADMLETKYGIPWIKVNFIGAEATAKSLRKIGAYFADQELVDKIEEVIAEEMPSVKAICEDVLPRTTGKTAMLFVGGSRAHHYQELFSEMGMKTLSAGYEFAHRDDYEGREVIPNLKVDADSRNIEEIEVSADPELFKPRKSEEELKALEKSGFEFKEYEGLIPDMDKDTLIIDDLNQYEAEKLVELLKPDIFCAGIKEKFSIQKLGIPMKQLHSYDSGGPYAGFKGAINFYQEIDRLVTSKVWSYMKAPWEENPELSATYVWE from the coding sequence ATGGGTAAAGCACAGAAAGCCGTTCAGTGGGATCCCACTGACATAAAACAAAAACTCCTTGAAAAGTATCCGCCCAAGGTTGCCAGAAAACGTGCCAAGCAGATACTTATCAACGAAGCACAGGAAAACACCACGCCGGAGATTACCGCCAACGTGCGAACCATTCCGGGTATCATCACTATGCGTGGCTGCACCTACGCCGGCTGTAAGGGCGTTATCATGGGCCCCACCAGCGACATCGTCAATCTGGTCCATGGACCGATCGGCTGCAGCTTCTACGCCTGGCTGACCAGACGAAACCAGAGCGATGCCTCAGGCCATGAGAACGCCAACTTCATCAACTACTGCATGTCCACGGACATGCAGGACTCAGACATCATCTTTGGTGGTGAAAAGAAGCTTGAACTTGCCATTCAGGAGGCATATGACACTTTTCACCCCAAGGCTATCGCAATTTTCGCAACCTGCCCTGTGGGTCTGATCGGTGACGATATTCATGCGGTTGCAAGGAAGATGAAAGAAAAGTTTGGAGACTGTAACGTTTTTGCCTTCAGTTGCGAGGGGTACAAAGGTGTTTCACAGTCCGCCGGCCACCATATCGCCAACAACCAGGTATTTACTCATCTGGTCGGCAAGAGCGAACAGGAAAAGACCGATAAATACAAGATCAACCTCCTGGGCGAGTACAACATCGGCGGTGACGGCTTCGAAATCGACAGAATTTTGAAAAAATGCGGCATCACCAATATCGCCACGTTCTCTGGTAACTCCACCTACGACCAGTTCGCTTCAGCCAACCAGGCTGACCTGAGTTGCGTCATGTGTCACCGCTCCATCAACTATGTGGCGGACATGCTGGAGACCAAATACGGCATCCCCTGGATTAAGGTGAATTTTATCGGCGCCGAGGCGACCGCTAAATCTCTCAGGAAAATTGGCGCCTATTTCGCCGACCAGGAGCTGGTTGACAAAATCGAAGAGGTTATCGCTGAAGAGATGCCAAGCGTAAAAGCCATCTGTGAGGATGTTCTGCCACGCACCACCGGCAAGACCGCCATGCTGTTCGTCGGCGGATCGCGCGCCCATCATTACCAGGAACTGTTCAGTGAGATGGGCATGAAGACGCTCTCTGCCGGTTACGAGTTCGCCCATCGCGATGACTATGAAGGCCGGGAAGTCATTCCCAACCTGAAAGTTGATGCAGACAGCCGTAACATTGAAGAGATCGAAGTCTCGGCAGATCCCGAACTCTTTAAACCACGTAAGAGTGAAGAAGAGTTGAAAGCGCTTGAAAAATCCGGTTTTGAGTTCAAGGAATATGAAGGCCTTATCCCCGATATGGACAAGGACACCTTGATCATTGATGATCTCAACCAGTATGAGGCCGAAAAACTCGTAGAGCTGTTAAAGCCGGATATTTTCTGTGCAGGCATCAAGGAGAAGTTCTCCATCCAGAAGCTTGGAATTCCGATGAAGCAGCTGCACAGCTATGACTCCGGCGGGCCATACGCAGGTTTCAAAGGGGCGATAAATTTCTATCAGGAAATCGACCGCCTGGTTACCAGCAAGGTCTGGAGCTACATGAAGGCTCCCTGGGAAGAGAATCCCGAGCTGTCAGCTACTTACGTCTGGGAATAA